In the Quercus lobata isolate SW786 chromosome 5, ValleyOak3.0 Primary Assembly, whole genome shotgun sequence genome, one interval contains:
- the LOC115991959 gene encoding protein LIGHT-DEPENDENT SHORT HYPOCOTYLS 7-like isoform X2: MSSERLNDSAEGSSRSTPQKQQQQQPPPAPPPLSRYESQKRRDWNTFGQYLRNQTPPVSLSQCNCNHVLDFLRQAWGSLDALIGRLRAAYEEHGGSPETNPFGNGAIRVYLREVKECQSKARGIPYKKKKKKRNQIKAEDPAKSSKQAA, translated from the exons ATGTCCAGTGAGAGACTAAACGATTCTGCAGAAGGGTCTTCACGATCTACCCCTCAGaagcaacagcaacagcaaccaCCACCAGCACCACCACCTTTGAGCCGCTACGAGTCGCAGAAGCGCCGAGACTGGAACACTTTTGGTCAGTACTTGAGGAATCAGACACCCCCAGTTTCTCTCTCACAGTGCAACTGTAACCATGTGCTTGACTTCCTTAG GCAAGCTTGGGGGAGCCTCGATGCGCTAATCGGACGCCTCAGAGCTGCCTATGAGGAACATGGTGGTTCACCGGAGACAAACCCGTTTGGAAATGGAGCTATTAGGGTGTATTTGCGTGAAGTTAAGGAGTGTCAATCTAAAGCAAGAGGAATTCcgtataagaagaagaagaagaaaaggaatcAAATTAAAGCCGAAGACCCAGCAAAGTCTTCCAAGCAAGCAGCTTAA
- the LOC115991959 gene encoding protein LIGHT-DEPENDENT SHORT HYPOCOTYLS 10-like isoform X1, with product MSSERLNDSAEGSSRSTPQKQQQQQPPPAPPPLSRYESQKRRDWNTFGQYLRNQTPPVSLSQCNCNHVLDFLRYLDQFGKTKVHLHGCVFFGQPDPPAPCTCPLRQAWGSLDALIGRLRAAYEEHGGSPETNPFGNGAIRVYLREVKECQSKARGIPYKKKKKKRNQIKAEDPAKSSKQAA from the coding sequence ATGTCCAGTGAGAGACTAAACGATTCTGCAGAAGGGTCTTCACGATCTACCCCTCAGaagcaacagcaacagcaaccaCCACCAGCACCACCACCTTTGAGCCGCTACGAGTCGCAGAAGCGCCGAGACTGGAACACTTTTGGTCAGTACTTGAGGAATCAGACACCCCCAGTTTCTCTCTCACAGTGCAACTGTAACCATGTGCTTGACTTCCTTAGGTACCTTGACCAGTTCGGAAAGACCAAGGTTCATTTACATGGCTGTGTCTTCTTTGGTCAGCCTGACCCTCCTGCTCCTTGCACTTGTCCTCTCAGGCAAGCTTGGGGGAGCCTCGATGCGCTAATCGGACGCCTCAGAGCTGCCTATGAGGAACATGGTGGTTCACCGGAGACAAACCCGTTTGGAAATGGAGCTATTAGGGTGTATTTGCGTGAAGTTAAGGAGTGTCAATCTAAAGCAAGAGGAATTCcgtataagaagaagaagaagaaaaggaatcAAATTAAAGCCGAAGACCCAGCAAAGTCTTCCAAGCAAGCAGCTTAA